Within Quercus lobata isolate SW786 chromosome 5, ValleyOak3.0 Primary Assembly, whole genome shotgun sequence, the genomic segment CATTTCACAGTCAAGGTCTACCATTTCAGAGTCAAAGGCGTGAGCTTGAACAATTCAAACCGAAGGCTTCTATCAAACTTCAACCAACTATCATTGTGTCTATATAAGTCTCATTAACACCCCACATAAGTTTACactgattttcaaaaacaaaacacaagcTGATATTAATCTCCTTCAatcttcatctttctttctttcttttgatcagTTCAATCTTCATCCTTAATTTGATATTACAAGTTGTCTTGCATAACCCCCTTAAGACCATCATGGAGGTATCACCATTGAGGCAagtcagaaaagaaaaaggagcaaagaAAACCAAATGGGTATTGAAGTTGAAGTCTGTTGTAACTTGGAAGGCCATCAAAATGGCATCATCATCCACTACGAAGCTTAATCGTTTTCATCTAACTTGTGCTTCAAGCATGAAACAACTCTCCCTAGTCCGGGTTCAAGCAGAGGAGGCTGTTAAGCCAATTCAACAAGCACATACAAAGAAAAAAGCTTCTCATGTTGTCACAAAATCCCTATTATCCCTCCTCCAATTGCCATACACAGCTTCAGATTTTATAGACTGGGGTGATCTAATGACTCCCACCAAGTCTCCAAAGGAAAACATATCAACAAAATGGCGTGAAATTCATGGTTTGCACAATTGGGACAGTCTTCTTGACCCTCTCCATCCTTGGCTTCGACGAGAAATTATTAAATACGGAGAATTTGCGCAGGCTACTTAtgatggatttgaatttgatccTTTGTCCGAGTTTTGTGGGAGTTGTAGATACAACCGGCACAAGCTTTTCGAAGAATTAGGCCTAACAAATCATGGTTACAAGGTTACCAAGTACATCTACGCCATGTCACATGTAGATGTTCCGAGTTGGTTTGAGAGGTCACATCTAGGTGAAACATGGAGCAAAGATTCCAACTGGATGGGCTATGTAGCGGTTAGCAATGATGAAGAATCAGAAAGGATTGGAAGAAGAGACATAGTCATGGCATGGCGAGGTACAATTGCTCCAACTGAATGGTTCACTGATCTTAAGGCAATGTTTGAGCCTATTGGGGATGGGAAAATAAAGGTTCAGCATGGGTTTTGTAGTATATATAATTCAAAGAGTGAGCTCACCAGGTATAACAAGTTGAGTGCTTCTGAGCAAGTCATGGAAGAGGTGAACAGACTCGTAAAGTTCTATAAAGCAAAAGGTGAAGAAATAAGCTTCACCATCACTGGGCATAGCCTTGGTGGTGCTTTGGCTCTCCTCAATGCTTATGAAGCTGCAACTTCAATCCCTGGCCTTCCCATTAGTGTCATTTCTTTTGGAGCACCAAGGGTTGGGAACTTGGCATTTAAGGAAAAGCTTGATGAAATGGGGGTAAAAACACTACGCATTGTAGTTAAGCAAGATATAGTCCCCAAATTTCCAGGGTTCATATGTAACAATATTCTTCATAAGCTTAATTTTGTtactaaaaaattcaattgggTTTATAGGCATGTAGGAAGCCAGTTGGAACTTGACATGTTCATGTCACCTTATTTAAAGCGTGAGTCTGATTTGATAGGCAGCCATAATTTGGAGATATACCTCCATCACGTAGATGGATTTCTTAGTAAGCAGCGCAAGTTTAGGTGGAATGCTCGGAGAGATGTTGCATTGGTGAACAAGACAACAGATATGCTAATTGAGGAGTTGAGGATCCCTAAGTTTTGGTATCAATTGCCTTACAAGGGGCTTGTGCTTAACAAACATGGAAGGTGGGTTAAACCGAGTAGAGAACCTGAAGATGTTCCTTCTCCATTATCTGTAGCATCAAAGAATGAATTGCATTAACATGAAGATACATACATGTTTCAAATTGTAATATCAAGCAGTTTTGAGCTTTAAGCTTCTTAGTTTCATTGAGGATGTTGGGCACTTAAATTGATATCAACCCGATGATATCCCGCGCGATGCGCAGACtactttacaattttatttgaaatcatttttatgtatattaaaatCTACATATAATACttaatacttattttgttgtataatatttatgtttgcccacaatattgttaaatattttgaaacttaattttttttttttaattcataatttatttttaaaaattgtataatattgtaagattataatatattataatatttaccattaaaagtagattttatttttcaaactgattaaatgattttgaaatctacaaataagaattcaaaatataaaatacttttatatcctaaaattacataaatttaagcAACCTACCAAATACTTTCTCAATCACCCTATTCTCATAACCAAATATGGAGACCTTGATC encodes:
- the LOC115992275 gene encoding phospholipase A1-Igamma1, chloroplastic-like codes for the protein MEVSPLRQVRKEKGAKKTKWVLKLKSVVTWKAIKMASSSTTKLNRFHLTCASSMKQLSLVRVQAEEAVKPIQQAHTKKKASHVVTKSLLSLLQLPYTASDFIDWGDLMTPTKSPKENISTKWREIHGLHNWDSLLDPLHPWLRREIIKYGEFAQATYDGFEFDPLSEFCGSCRYNRHKLFEELGLTNHGYKVTKYIYAMSHVDVPSWFERSHLGETWSKDSNWMGYVAVSNDEESERIGRRDIVMAWRGTIAPTEWFTDLKAMFEPIGDGKIKVQHGFCSIYNSKSELTRYNKLSASEQVMEEVNRLVKFYKAKGEEISFTITGHSLGGALALLNAYEAATSIPGLPISVISFGAPRVGNLAFKEKLDEMGVKTLRIVVKQDIVPKFPGFICNNILHKLNFVTKKFNWVYRHVGSQLELDMFMSPYLKRESDLIGSHNLEIYLHHVDGFLSKQRKFRWNARRDVALVNKTTDMLIEELRIPKFWYQLPYKGLVLNKHGRWVKPSREPEDVPSPLSVASKNELH